In Drosophila innubila isolate TH190305 chromosome 2R unlocalized genomic scaffold, UK_Dinn_1.0 1_C_2R, whole genome shotgun sequence, the following are encoded in one genomic region:
- the LOC117785551 gene encoding protein prickle has protein sequence MSESIDNLHADNNSQGNNNNSNSNIAAGNNDADSDVEVIEGMQLLEGNYQVLRQWVPPAPNYWDAPPKAIIKSAEVRPISRTPLTQISYLQKIPTLPRHFSPSQGQGGVGGVGTLPLPLPPPLGSLASGLPSSSSAGALYGAQNAGCMLPTSPLPLQRHQQYLPPHHQQLPTGATQYSPAASGCSSNSNSNSKYSNSSLKQLPHGHPQHPQHPQHHGHHQLSPALSTPSPPSLLHHPAGSSSAVHAPFLAGPHMDMQRQSHSDDDSGCALEEYTWVPPGLRPDQVRLYFSQIPDDKVPYVNSPGEQYRVRQLLHQLPPHDNEVRYCHSLTDEERKELRLFSTQRKRDALGRGNVRQLMSARPCDGCDELISTGDIAVFATRLGPNASWHPGCFTCCICRELLVDLIYFHRDGRMYCGRHHAETLKPRCSACDEIILADECTEAEGRAWHMNHFACHECDKQLGGQRYIMREGKPYCLLCFDAMFAEYCDYCGEAIGVDQGQMSHDGQHWHATDECFSCNTCRCSLLGRAFLPRRGAIYCSIACSKGEPPTPSDSSGTGMYTTPTPPTQRVRPQQTRIPSSHASSSPPMSPQQQQQHQACFNQAMYQLQSQQLAAGVASEANVATGGHLVTHVQQSYATSDSDAGVVKDLEQGRLNAVGDFTDFTSSSQNSPGDFQPHLMPKPMEALQRDGVYNFNEMATNLDAAWPAKPPLGATHPSYQLQRQLQQVSKMENCITSSMPELGLVATPQHMTHFGQTLPAPPLHASAQQFHAAQHEYADIMHPPPAPAPTAGSEIPELPTPNLSVASTALPPELMGSPTHSAGERSLNTPLSTQSATQAPTHPVSILSGGSSSSPMSGEPGKKKGVRFEGIPDTLPRSRSYSGNGAGTSGGERERDRERERDRDGNRHGHGHGHGSRRRRRRKSSSHHRSGSGHRSHSTTRADTYAPAQPLSSSYQATPAVLQVENEVMTSPHKSPRHQRERERDRERERDESEESDVCSTCSSSSSSSEDYMMMYQLPQRRHYGGVRVSYVPNDALAYDRKRKPSELASDKDKNCIIS, from the exons gCCCATCAGCCGCACACCATTGACGCAGATATCGTATCTGCAGAAGATCCCCACACTGCCACGCCACTTCTCGCCCAGCCAGGGACAGGGCGGTGTGGGCGGGGTAGGAACATTGCCTCTGCCCTTGCCGCCACCGCTGGGCAGCTTGGCAAGTGGTCTGCCCAGCAGCTCGTCGGCTGGTGCATTGTATGGGGCACAGAATGCGGGTTGCATGTTGCCCACATCGCCGTTGCCGCTGCAACGACATCAGCAATACTTGCCGCCGCATCATCAGCAGCTGCCAACTGGTGCCACACAGTATTCGCCCGCTGCCTCCGGTTGctcctccaactccaactccaactccaagtACTCCAACTCGTCGCTGAAGCAGCTGCCACACGGTCATCCACAGCATCCACAACATCCACAGCATCATGGACACCATCAGCTGTCACCGGCGCTATCGACACCCTCGCCGCCATCGCTGCTGCATCATCCGGCGGGCTCCTCGTCGGCGGTGCATGCTCCATTCCTGGCCGGTCCTCACATGGATATGCAGCGACAATCGCATTCGGACGATGACAGCGGCTGTGCGCTCGAGGAGTACACTTGGGTGCCGCCGGGTCTACGACCAGATCAG GTACGCTTGTACTTCTCCCAAATACCCGACGACAAAGTGCCATACGTCAACAGTCCCGGAGAGCAGTATCGTGTGCGACAATTGCTGCATCAACTGCCGCCGCATGATAACGAG GTTCGTTACTGTCACTCACTGACAGATGAGGAGCGCAAGGAGCTGCGTCTGTTTTCCACACAACGCAAACGTGATGCACTTGGACGCGGCAATGTCCGACAACTGATGAGCGCCCGTCCCTGCGATGGC TGCGACGAACTGATTTCCACTGGCGACATTGCTGTGTTTGCCACGCGCCTGGGACCAAATGCCAGCTGGCATCCTGGTTGCTTTACGTGCTGCATCTGCCGCGAGCTGCTCGTGGATCTCATCTACTTTCATCGCGATGGACGCATGTATTGTGGACGCCATCATGCCGAGACGCTTAAGCCGCGCTGCTCCGCCTGCGATGAG ATTATTCTGGCAGATGAGTGCACCGAGGCGGAGGGACGTGCCTGGCACATGAATCACTTTGCCTGCCACGAGTGCGACAAGCAGCTGGGCGGACAGCGGTACATTATGCGGGAGGGGAAGCCGTATTGCCTGCTCTGCTTTGACGCCATGTTCGCCGAGTATTGCGACTACTGTGGCGAGGCCATTGGCGTCGATCAGGGACAGATGAGCCACGACGGCCAGCACTGGCATGCCACCGACGAGTGCTTCTCGTGCAACACCTGCCGCTGCTCGCTGCTGGGACGCGCCTTTCTGCCGCGCCGTGGCGCCATCTATTGCTCGATTGCCTGCAGCAAAGGGGAGCCGCCCACGCCCTCGGACAGCTCCGGCACTGGCATGTACACCACGCCCACGCCGCCCACGCAGCGCGTGCGGCCGCAGCAGACGCGCATTCCCAGCAGCCACGCCTCCAGCTCACCGCCCATgtcgccgcagcagcagcaacagcatcaggcGTGCTTCAACCAGGCCATGTACCAGCTGCAGAGCCAACAGCTGGCCGCAGGTGTGGCCAGTGAGGCCAATGTGGCCACCGGCGGTCACCTGGTCACCCATGTGCAGCAGAGCTATGCCACCTCCGACTCGGATGCGGGTGTCGTCAAGGATCTGGAGCAGGGACGCCTCAATGCGGTCGGCGACTTCACCGACTTCACTTCCAGCTCGCAGAACTCGCCGGGCGACTTCCAGCCGCACCTGATGCCAAAGCCCATGGAAGCCCTGCAGCGTGATGGCGTCTACAACTTCAACGAGATGGCGACCAACTTGGATGCCGCTTGGCCCGCCAAGCCGCCGCTGGGCGCCACGCACCCAAGCTATCAGTTgcagcggcagctgcagcaggTCTCCAAGATGGAGAACTGCATCACCTCCAGCATGCCGGAGCTGGGCTTGGTTGCGACGCCTCAGCACATGACGCACTTTGGCCAGACACTGCCTGCCCCGCCGTTGCATGCCTCTGCGCAGCAGTTTCATGCCGCACAGCACGAGTATGCGGACATTATGCATCCGCCGCCAGCGCCAGCGCCAACTGCTGGCAGTGAGATACCGGAGCTGCCCACGCCCAATCTGAGTGTGGCATCCACAGCATTGCCGCCGGAACTGATGGGTTCGCCCACGCACTCCGCCGGAGAGCGCTCGCTCAACACGCCGCTGTCCACGCAGTCGGCCACGCAAGCGCCCACGCATCCCGTGTCCATTCTCAGCGGCGGCTCCTCCTCCTCGCCCATGAGCGGTGAGCCGGGCAAGAAGAAGGGCGTGCGCTTTGAAGGCATTCCCGACACCTTGCCCCGCTCCCGCAGCTACTCGGGCAACGGAGCTGGCACCAGCGGCGGTGAGCGGGAAAGAGATcgcgagagggagagggacAGAGATGGAAAtcgacatggacatggacatggacacgGATCgcgccgacgtcgacgtcgcaaGTCATCGAGTCATCATCGCAGTGGCAGCGGTCACCGCTCCCACTCCACAACCAGAGCGGACACCTATGCGCCGGCCCAGCCACTGTCCTCCTCCTACCAGGCAACTCCAGCGGTGCTGCAGGTCGAGAACGAGGTCATGACCTCGCCACACAAGTCGCCGCGGCACCAGCGTGAACGGGAACGAGATCGGGAGCGGGAACGCGATGAGTCTGAGGAGTCGGATGTGTGCTCCACATGCTCCTCAAGCTCGTCCAGCTCCGAGGACTACATGATGATGTACCAGCTGCCGCAGAGGCGACACTACGGCGGTGTTCGGGTCAGCTATGTGCCCAACGATGCCCTCGCCTACGATCGCAAGCGAAAGCCGTCGGAACTCGCCAGCGACAAGGACAAGAACTGCATAATCTCGTGA